The Argopecten irradians isolate NY chromosome 4, Ai_NY, whole genome shotgun sequence genome has a window encoding:
- the LOC138320923 gene encoding uncharacterized protein, which yields MLRKRHPGMQAISWKQIYRNVSKFEVHGCVTDRRKGSSGRRRSARCDENISQVQTIIEETPQRSIRKVLSDMNQHPSKSSAQRILKFYLKLTPYKISVMQHLKESDIASRLRFTNWVLEHDDILESVWFSDEAHFTLSAKVNKQNMATVPSDRSNPQQEV from the coding sequence ATGTTAAGAAAACGTCACCCAGGTATGCAGGCCATCTCCTGGAAGCAGATTTACAGAAATGTATCAAAATTTGAAGTTCATGGATGTGTTACCGATCGCAGGAAAGGAAGTAGTGGTAGACGAAGGAGTGCTAGGTGCGACGAGAACATCAGTCAAGTACAGACCATTATAGAGGAAACACCACAAAGGTCTATCAGAAAGGTACTATCTGACATGAACCAACATCCAAGTAAATCATCAGCGCAAAGGATTCTGAAATTCTATCTCAAATTGACaccatataaaatatctgtaatGCAACACCTGAAAGAAAGCGATATTGCGTCGAGATTAAGATTCACGAACTGGGTGCTGGAACACGACGACATTTTGGAGAGTGTGTGGTTTTCAGATGAGGCTCACTTCACATTGAGTGCCAAAGTGAACAAGCAGAACATGGCTACTGTGCCGTCGGATCGATCAAATCCTCAGCAAGAGGTTTAA
- the LOC138320922 gene encoding uncharacterized protein translates to MEEERRSLDLSLDSGVPLHSQTNVREDTYVKAPFPRETSETPPPPLYTHQYPSEPSLRGMEYNAVQIDMNASPYDSIHNAQLRRDEPTYVKVQKPENQENVGIGDILRQLTNDIKEKNSDSSGSVIHIGNITINNSIPDPPYHYGSVPRRPPDPCRPNPYDYLYHPKSQISPSTPEENPYIGVGPPKTPVEHGQGSGTPDITPYRETRDFISRRSSDRTRDSRSGLREAENNTQTGAEGNTPKITIQPRQSPDGPLNTFDVHLTLPGSNQCWEGELKPSTVSASEQVLTPVLGLPENTYDSHTKSHATNYPTIARVIDATTERVAESDNNDKESLYKNDDRGASRANEENILKLSEDGAAGTTSKVEAHSVDNPIYMTRPNDRFVVHSISMENVNRQEKLSYTMDAVHEGPSFQKGWTMSQSTPDVRRSSWIRASLSTLNKPQNGSHQCDVEGFFSVHDERAIDEAKSILEHEGEDGNWLVSSAVRQPMQTYCLHVRIHDRTYSFPINKMKGGKIAIDTSSSKSFACLCKLIKCYSKKKKLPNQNMSLGNAFKMPPPCQTHL, encoded by the exons ATGGAGGAGGAAAGGCGATCGCTTGATCTGTCACTCGATAGTGGGGTACCTTTACACAGTCAAACCAATGTTAGGGAGGATACCTATGTGAAGGCACCTTTTCCTCGGGAAACCTCAGAAACACCACCCCCGCCGTTGTATACGCACCAATATCCTTCAGAACCCTCATTACGAGGCATGGAATACAATGCAGTACAAATTGACATGAATGCATCCCCATATGATTCCATTCACAATGCTCAACTCCGACGTGACGAACCAACATATGTCAAGGTCCAGAAACCTGAAAACCAGGAGAACGTTGGCATTGGCGATATTTTAAGACAGTTGACAAATGATATTAAGGAAAAGAATTCCGATTCTAGTGGTAGTGTTATCCACATAGGCAATATAACCATAAATAACAGTATTCCAGACCCCCCGTATCACTATGGAAGTGTACCACGACGCCCCCCTGACCCATGCCGACCCAACCCCTACGATTACCTGTACCATCCAAAAA GTCAAATATCTCCGTCAACACCAGAGGAGAATCCATACATTGGCGTGGGGCCGCCAAAAACACCTGTGGAACATGGGCAGGGTTCCGGGACCCCTGACATTACCCCATACAGGGAAACTAGGGATTTTATATCACGTAGATCATCTGACAGAACACGG GACAGTCGGTCTGGCTTGAGAGAAGCGGAGAATAATACACAAACAG GAGCGGAGGGCAATACTCCAAAGATAACAATTCAGCCACGACAATCTCCGGATGGT CCTTTGAATACCTTTGATGTTCATCTGACCCTGCCTGGCTCCAACCAGTGCTGGGAAGGTGAGCTGAAGCCGTCGACTGTTTCGGCCTCAGAACAAGTTTTGACGCCGGTGCTTGGTTTGCCAGAGAACACGTATGACAGTCACACGAAATCCCATGCCACCAATTATCCGACAATTGCACGAGTAATTGACGCAACAACAGAACGAGTGGCAGAATCTGACAATAATGACAAGGAATCTCTTTATAAAAATGATGACAGGGGGGCAAGCCGTGCTAATGAggaaaatattttgaagttgTCTGAAGATGGAGCAGCTGGGACAACCTCAAAGGTTGAAGCCCACTCTGTAGATAACCCAATCTATATGACCAGACCAAATGATAGATTTGTAGTACATAGTATATCAATGGAGAATGTGAATCGTCAAGAAA AACTGAGTTATACGATG GATGCCGTCCATGAAGGCCCGAGTTTTCAAAAAG GATGGACAATGTCACAATCCACCCCAGATGTAAGACGCTCTTCCTGGATACGGGCAAGTCTCTCTACCCTAAATAAACCGCAGAATGGCAGCCACCAGTGTGATGTGGAAGGTTTCTTCTCGGTGCACGACGAACGGGCCATAGATGAAGCCAAATCAATACTAGAACatgaaggggag GATGGTAACTGGCTGGTGAGTTCAGCAGTGAGACAACCGATGCAAACTTACTGCCTTCATGTACGAATTCACGACAGAACGTATTCATTTCCAATCAACAAGATGAAAGGAGGGAAGATCGCCATCGATACGTCCAGCAGTAAG TCATTCGCATGTCTTTGTAAGCTGATTAAGTGCTACAGCAAGAAGAAAAAACTACCAAACCAGAATATGTCGCTGGGAAATGCTTTCAAAATGCCACCACCCTGTCAAACCCATCTCTAA
- the LOC138320924 gene encoding uncharacterized protein, with protein sequence MAYTHAELSHRLCVYVVMITMIMVFGRCDASIIDQSDNSEMKFRSTDFEDREGGVMQELDFKRGFWDKRGYGDKRGYGDKREVGESKNGLSGLVSFFKSIVPIVLDTYADNVAATTDKQSKQLTEFKRGFWDKRGYGDKRSWRFPPYLQQRFEKF encoded by the exons ATGGCATACACACAC GCGGAATTATCCCATCGGCTGTGTGTTTATGTTGTAATGATCACCATGATAATGGTGTTCGGAAGGTGTGACGCAAGCATTATCGACCAATCAGACAACTCCGAAATGAAATTTCGGTCAACAGACTTTGAAGACAGAGAAGGTGGGGTTATGCAGGAATTGGATTTCAAAAGAGGATTCTGGGACAAACGTGGATATGGCGATAAAAGAGGCTACGGTGACAAACGTGAGGTTGGGGAATCGAAAAATGGACTCTCCGGACTCGTGTCGTTTTTCAAAAGCATAGTGCCAATTGTATTGGACACGTATGCGGATAATGTTGCCGCTACAACCGATAAACAGAGCAAGCAGCTAACCGAGTTTAAAAGAGGCTTCTGGGACAAGCGAGGATATGGCGACAAGAGGTCATGGCGCTTTCCTCCTTATTTACaacaaagatttgaaaaattttaG